The sequence AAGCCACGCCAACAAACCCAAGGAAAGCAGCATCTTCACGCCATACCCCTTTGTCATCAAGAACCACCACGTGCTCGATTTCATCTGCGACAACGTGAAGACCTATGCCATGGCCGGCATGGAGCCTCATGAATTCGAAACTCTCATGGATATCGACATCGAAACGCATCACGAAGAGGAGATGATCGCCGTCGGCTCCATCAACAAGCTCGCTGACTCCATGCCCGCTCTGGGCATCGTGGCCTGCGTTCTGGGCGTGGTCATCACCATGGGCGCTCTCAACGAACCGCCGGAGGTTCTGGGCGCGCACATCGGAGCGGCCCTGGTCGGAACGTTCTTCGGCATCCTGATGGCTTACGGCTTCGTCGCTCCGTTCTCCACCAACGTCGAACACCAGGTCCGGGACCAGCACACGCTCCTGAATGTGGCCAAGACCGCCATCATGTCTTTTGCCCTCGGGTGGGCTCCGGCCCTGGCGCTGGAGGCCGCCCGCCGCGCAGTGCCCAGTTCGTCCCGCCCCACCTTTGAAGAACTTGAAAACGCCGTGCGCAAGAAATAGTCCGACCATGGTTGAACAGGATAAAGTGAGACATCATGGCCGATAAAAAAGCCGTCATCATCAAAAAGGTCAAAAAAGGCGGACACGGAGGGCACCATGGCGGTGCCTGGAAGATCGCCTACGCGGACTTGGTCACGGCAATGATGGCCTTTTTCCTTTTGATGTGGCTTTTGAACAACGTGAGCGAAGAGAAGAAAGAGCAACTGTCCATCTACTTCAAGGAATTCTCGGTCATAGACGGCCTGCCCCCGTCCATGAGCGTGGGCGCAGGCGGACAAAGCGCCGCCGATCCGCAGCTCAAGCCGCTCATCATGGAAGGAACCACCGGCATGTTCGCCGAAGGCAAATCCCAGGAGGAAATCCTCAAGGAAGCCATGGCCAAGATGATCGAAGAGCGCCTGAAGGAATACAAGGAAGAACTCATTATCGACACCTTTGATAACGGGGTGCGCATCCAGATGCTCTACGGCGAGGGAAACCCTTTTTT is a genomic window of Desulfomicrobium baculatum DSM 4028 containing:
- a CDS encoding MotA/TolQ/ExbB proton channel family protein, whose product is MDIDIETHHEEEMIAVGSINKLADSMPALGIVACVLGVVITMGALNEPPEVLGAHIGAALVGTFFGILMAYGFVAPFSTNVEHQVRDQHTLLNVAKTAIMSFALGWAPALALEAARRAVPSSSRPTFEELENAVRKK
- a CDS encoding flagellar motor protein MotB — encoded protein: MADKKAVIIKKVKKGGHGGHHGGAWKIAYADLVTAMMAFFLLMWLLNNVSEEKKEQLSIYFKEFSVIDGLPPSMSVGAGGQSAADPQLKPLIMEGTTGMFAEGKSQEEILKEAMAKMIEERLKEYKEELIIDTFDNGVRIQMLYGEGNPFFDSASSQLTGDARNVLKVIADTVRDLPNQIAVEGHTDAVPLGGPSSRYTNWELSTDRASSARVILEEFGLDPKRMVRVAGYAATQPLIRENPEDPRNRRVSILLFNDPTRAPVDMNSTSGENGQLSVNPLLNGTAVPMAPASAPPLPSRN